The Malus domestica chromosome 10, GDT2T_hap1 genome contains a region encoding:
- the LOC139188811 gene encoding ABC transporter C family member 2-like, whose translation MGFEPLDWYCRPVPGGVWTRAVENAFGAYTPCAVDSLVVCISHLVVLGLCIYRIWRIKKDFKAQRFCLQSKVYNYMLGLLAAYCTAEPLFRLIMGISVLNLDGQIGLAPFEVFSLILEAITWCSMLVMIGVETKIYIREVRWFVRFAVIYTLVGDSVMLNLVLSLRDLYHRSVLYLYISEVVAQGLFGILLLLYIPRLVDYPGYTPIRTESIDDAAYEELPGGEQICPERHANILSRMLFSWVNPLMKLGYQRPITEKDVWKLDTWDRTETLNNKFQACWAQERRKPKPWLLRALNSSLGGRFWFGGFWKIGNDLSQFVGPLILNHLLQSMQRGDPAWIGYIYAFLIFAGVVGGVLCEAQYFQNVMRVGFRLRSTLVAAVFRKSLRLTHEARKKFASGKITNLMTTDAEALQQISQSLHTLWSAPFRIIISMVLLYQQLGVASLLGALMLVLLFPLQTFVISKMQKLSKEGLQRTDKRIGLMNEILAAMDTVKCYAWESSFQSKVHSVRNDELFWFRKASLLGACNGFILNSTPVIVTVISFGLFTFLGGDLTPARAFTSLSLFAVLRFPLFMLPNIITQVVNANVSLKRLEELLLAEERVLLPNPPLDPGLPAISIKNGYFSWDSKAEKPTLTDVNLDIPVGSLVAIVGSTGEGKTSLISAMLGELPSVAESSVVTRGMVAYVPQVSWIFNATVRDNILFGSYFDSGRYEKAIDVTALRHDLDLLPGGDLTEIGERGVNISGGQKQRVSMARAVYSNSDVYIFDDPLSALDAHVARQVFDKCIRGELREKTRVLVTNQLHFLSQVDRIILVHEGMVKEEGTFEELSNNGTLFKRLMENAGKMEEYEEEEKEDGGTIDQNSETMEHSASSKPIVNGMVNGIPKSTSQANKPKEGKSVLIKQEERETGVVSLKVLARYKDALGGLWVVMILFMCYISSEVLRVSSSTWLSHWTDQGMTGNYNPGFYNMIYALLSFGQVLVTLANSYWLITSSLYAARRLHEAMLNSILRAPMVFFQTNPLGRIINRFAKDLGDIDRNVAPFVNMFLGQVSQLLSTFILIGIVSTMSLWAIMPLLVLFYAAYLYYQSTAREVKRLDSISRSPVYAQFGEALNGLATIRAYKAYDRMADINGKSVDNNIRFTLVNMSGNRWLGIRLETLGGLMIWFTATFAVMQNGRAENQQEFASTMGLLLSYALNITSLLTAVLRLASLAENSLNAVERVGTYIELPAEGPAVIESNRPPPAWPSSGSIKFENVVLRYRPELPPVLHELSFTISPTDKVGIVGRTGAGKSSMINALFRIVELERGRILIDDYDIAKFGLTDLRKVLGIIPQSPVLFSGTVRFNLDPFQEHNDADLWEALERAHLKDAIRRNSLGLDAEVSEAGDNFSVGQRQLLSLARALLRRSKILVLDEATAAVDVRTDALIQKTIREEFKSCTMLIIAHRLNTIIDCDRILLLDAGRVREFDTPERLLSNEGSAFSKMVQSTGSANAQYLRSLVLGGEGENRLAREENRQIDGQRRWLASSRWAAAAQFAVAVSLSSSQNDLQRLEIEDENSILKKTKDAVITLRGVLEGKHDKEIEESLEQNQISRDGWWSALYKMVEGLAVMSRLARNRLHQTENVGDRIDWDHADM comes from the exons ATGGGTTTTGAGCCTTTGGATTGGTATTGCCGCCCGGTACCCGGTGGGGTCTGGACAAGAGCAGTGGAGAATGCTTTTGGTGCATACACGCCGTGCGCGGTTGATTCTTTAGTTGTCTGCATTTCTCATTTGGTTGTTCTGGGCCTGTGCATTTATCGAATATGGCGGATCAAGAAGGATTTCAAAGCCCAGAGGTTCTGTTTGCAGTCCAAAGTTTACAATTATATGTTGGGTTTATTGGCTGCTTATTGCACCGCCGAGCCCTTGTTCCGCTTGATCATGGGAATTTCAGTGCTGAATTTAGATGGGCAGATTGGCCTTGCACCATTTGAG GTATTTTCGCTGATATTAGAGGCCATTACTTGGTGCTCTATGCTGGTAATGATTGGTGTGGAAACTAAGATCTATATCCGTGAGGTCCGTTGGTTTGTTAGATTTGCAGTAATTTATACTTTAGTGGGGGATTCCGTGATGCTGAATCTTGTTCTTTCACTGAGGGACTTATACCACAG ATCTGTACTATATTTGTACATCAGTGAAGTTGTTGCCCAG GGTTTGTTTGGAATACTTTTGCTTCTGTATATTCCAAGATTGGTCGATTATCCTGGTTATACTCCAATCCGTACTGAATCAATTGATGATGCTGCATATGAAGAACTTCCTGGAGGAGAGCAAATATGTCCTGAGAGGCATGCAAACATATTGTCAA GAATGTTGTTTTCATGGGTGAATCCCCTTATGAAGCTAGGCTATCAAAGACCCATTACAGAGAAAGATGTCTGGAAATTGGATACTTGGGATCGTACTGAAACACTGAACAATAA GTTCCAAGCATGTTGGGCTCAGGAACGTCGAAAGCCTAAACCATGGCTTTTAAGAGCATTGAACTCTAGCCTTGGTGGAAG GTTTTGGTTTGGAGGCTTTTGGAAG ATCGGGAATGATCTTTCCCAATTTGTGGGGCCGCTTATTTTGAATCATCTCTTACAG TCTATGCAACGAGGGGATCCAGCATGGATTGGTTACATCTATGCCTTCTTAATATTTGCTGGAGTG GTTGGTGGGGTGTTATGTGAAGCTCAGTATTTTCAGAATGTCATGCGCGTTGGCTTCCGGCTTCGGTCAACCTTG GTTGCTGCTGTATTTCGGAAATCCTTAAGGCTGACTCatgaagcaagaaagaagtttGCCTCTGGGAAGATAACCAACTTGATGACAACTGATGCTGAAGCACTTCAG CAAATATCCCAATCTCTTCATACTTTGTGGTCAGCTCCATTTCGTATCATTATCTCCATGGTTCTTCTTTATCAGCAATTGGGGGTTGCTTCACTACTTGGTGCCCTCATGTTAGTTCTTTTGTTCCCCCTACAG ACATTTGTGATCAGCAAAATGCAGAAATTGTCCAAGGAGGGGTTACAGCGTACAGACAAAAGAATTGGTCTGATGAATGAAATTTTGGCAGCAATGGACACTGTGAA ATGTTATGCATGGGAGAGTAGTTTCCAATCCAAGGTGCATAGTGTTCGAAATGATGAGTTGTTCTGGTTTCGAAAAGCATCACTGCTGGGAGCG TGCAATGGATTTATACTAAATAGCACCCCAGTTATAGTCACtgtgatttcatttggattgtTCACTTTTCTTGGTGGGGATCTTACACCTGCAAGGGCATTTACTTCACTTTCTCTGTTCGCTGTGCTTCGGTTTCCCCTATTCATGCTTCCTAATATAATAACCCAG gtggttaATGCTAATGTATCCTTAAAGCGCCTAGAGGAGCTACTTTTAGCTGAAGAGAGAGTTCTTCTGCCAAACCCTCCTCTTGATCCAGGACTGCCGGCCATCTCAATTAAGAATGGATACTTTTCTTGGGACTCAAAG GCAGAGAAGCCCACACTGACGGATGTTAATTTGGATATCCCTGTTGGGAGCTTGGTAGCAATTGTTGGCAGTACTGGTGAAGGAAAGACATCGCTTATATCTGCAATGCTTGGGGAGCTTCCTTCTGTAGCAGAATCAAGTGTTGTAACGAGAGGAATGGTTGCTTATGTTCCACAAGTTTCATGGATTTTTAATGCAACC GTACGTGACAACATTTTATTTGGATCATACTTTGACTCTGGAAGATATGAGAAGGCAATAGATGTGACTGCATTGAGGCATGACCTTGACTTATTGCCT GGTGGTGATCTGACCGAGATTGGTGAAAGAGGAGTGAATATTAGTGGTGGGCAGAAGCAAAGAGTCTCTATGGCTAGAGCTGTCTACTCCAACTCTGATGTTTACATTTTTGATGATCCCTTGAGTGCTCTGGATGCTCACGTGGCTCGACAG GTTTTTGATAAATGTATCAGGGGAGAATTGAGAGAGAAAACCAGGGTTCTTGTTACAAATCAGCTACATTTCCTTTCGCAAGTTGATAGAATCATCCTGGTCCATGAAGGTATGGTGAAAGAGGAGGGAACATTTGAAGAGCTTTCCAATAATGGCACGCTGTTCAAAAGGCTAATGGAAAATGCGGGAAAAATGGAAgaatatgaagaagaagaaaaagaagatggtGGAACCATTGATCAAAACAGTGAAACGATGGAGCATAGTGCCTCTTCAAAACCTATTGTTAATGGGATGGTTAATGGTATACCAAAAAGTACAAGCCAAgcaaataaaccaaaagaaggaaaatcTGTTCTTATCAAACAAGAAGAAAGGGAAACAGGCGTTGTTAGCTTGAAAGTTTTGGCGAG GTATAAGGATGCGTTAGGAGGCTTGTGGGTGGTTATGATACTCTTTATGTGCTATATTTCATCTGAGGTTCTACGAGTTTCAAGTAGCACATGGTTGAGCCATTGGACTGATCAAGGCATGACAGGGAATTATAACCCCGGTTTCTACAACATGATCTATGCACTTCTATCATTTGGTCAG GTTTTGGTGACACTGGCAAACTCTTATTGGTTGATTACTTCTAGTCTTTATGCTGCTAGGAGGTTGCATGAGGCCATGCTTAACTCTATATTAAGAGCTCCAATGGTCTTCTTCCAAACCAATCCCCTTGGACGGATCATAAATAGATTTGCAAAGGATCTTGGAGACATTGATCGGAATGTTGCTCCATTTGTGAATATGTTTCTTGGCCAAGTCTCTCAGCTCCTTTCTACCTTCATCTTGATAGGGATCGTGAGCACTATGTCCTTGTGGGCCATTATGCCacttcttgttttgttttatgcAGCCTATCTCTACTATCAG AGCACGGCTCGTGAGGTAAAGCGCCTGGACTCCATCAGCAGATCCCCTGTTTATGCACAATTTGGTGAAGCACTGAATGGTTTAGCAACTATTCGTGCATACAAGGCTTATGATCGGATGGCAGACATTAATGGAAAATCTGTGGACAACAATATCAGATTCACACTGGTGAACATGAGTGGAAACCGCTGGCTTGGAATTCGTTTGGAAACATTGGGAGGTCTCATGATATGGTTTACGGCTACCTTTGCTGTTATGCAAAACGGAAGGGCAGAGAACCAGCAGGAGTTTGCATCCACTATGGGTCTCCTTCTCAGTTATGCACTTAATATTACAAGTTTATTGACTGCTGTTCTGAGACTTGCAAGTCTGGCTGAGAATAGCTTAAATGCTGTTGAGCGGGTTGGTACATATATAGAGTTGCCTGCAGAGGGTCCAGCTGTAATTGAGAGCAACCGCCCCCCTCCAGCATGGCCTTCATCTGGATCTATTAAGTTTGAGAATGTTGTTCTACGTTATAGACCTGAACTTCCTCCAGTTTTACATGAGTTGTCTTTCACAATTTCTCCAACTGACAAGGTTGGAATTGTTGGAAGGACTGGTGCAGGAAAGTCCAGCATGATAAATGCATTATTTCGGATTGTTGAattagaaagaggaagaatttTGATTGATGATTATGATATCGCTAAGTTTGGACTGACAGATCTACGTAAAGTTCTTGGTATCATACCTCAGTCACCAGTTCTCTTTTCAG gAACTGTGAGGTTTAATCTCGATCCTTTTCAAGAGCACAATGATGCTGACCTCTGGGAAGCTTTAGAGAGGGCACATCTGAAGGATGCCATCAGGAGGAATTCTTTGGGATTAGATGCTGAG GTCTCGGAGGCAGGAGATAATTTCAGTGTTGGACAGCGACAATTATTAAGTCTTGCCCGAGCATTGTTGCGAAGATCAAAGATTCTTGTTCTTGATGAAGCGACTGCAGCTGTTGATGTCAGAACTGACGCTCTTATTCAAAAAACTATTCGTGAAGAATTTAAGTCATGTACAATGCTTATTATTGCTCATCGTCTAAATACCATTATTGACTGCGACCGAATCCTTCTGCTTGATGCTGGCCGG GTTCGAGAATTTGATACACCAGAGCGCCTGTTGTCTAACGAAGGAAGCGCTTTCTCTAAAATGGTCCAAAGTACGGGCTCAGCGAATGCTCAATATTTACGAAGCTTGGTACTTGGAGGGGAAGGAGAAAACAGGTTGGCGAGAGAAGAAAACAGACAAATAGATGGGCAGAGGAGATGGCTGGCCTCTTCTCGCTGGGCTGCGGCTGCTCAGTTTGCTGTAGCTGTGAGCCTTAGTTCATCCCAGAATGACCTTCAAAGGTTGGAAATTGAAGACGAGAACAGCATCCTCAAGAAGACAAAGGATGCAGTGATAACACTCCGAGGAGTTTTGGAAGGAAAGCATGATAAAGAGATCGAAGAGTCTCTTGAACAAAACCAGATCTCTAGAGATGGGTGGTGGTCAGCTCTCTACAAAATGGTTGAAG GTCTTGCTGTGATGAGCAGGTTGGCTAGGAACCGGCTTCATCAAACAGAAAATGTTGGCGACAGAATTGACTGGGACCATGCTGACATGTAG
- the LOC139188812 gene encoding pentatricopeptide repeat-containing protein At4g21065-like, with translation MMSMNNVYKLHAWFIKIGRDNHPTSLGRLLLGCTATSSPESLTYSRSLFSHFPFPDTFAYNTIIRAHAAAPSSCCHALSFFTQMRHQGVPPDNFTFPFLLKACARLQQGQDLHAHILKLGFDSDIYVQNALVSLYGGCGSVELAMNVFHAMRERDLVSWSSMMSCFINNGFAYEALALFQQMQLAENLMPDEVTMLSVISAVSSLGEVELGQWVHKFIYRSGLELTVPLGTALIDMYWRCGSIDKSIRVFNEMPFKNVNAWSALISGFAAHGRSREALRIFYEMKSSGLQPDHISITGVLVACSHGGLVEDGWRVFKSIGDEYGMEPTLEHYGCMVDLLGRAGMLHEAHEFIEKMPIRPNSVIWRTLLGACVSHNNLVLAEKVKERVHKLDPYHDGDYVLLSNAYGEAGRWVEKAKVRNSMREKRINKKHGYSFINVDQVTHEFVSGGNSHPRSDDVREFLDSIIESIRDTGYTPHTKNVLHDIEEEEKEQCLNYHSEKLAVAFALLNVKDSTTIRVMKNLRICHDCHSFMKHISAKFGREIIIRDRRRFHHFVQGSCSCQDYW, from the coding sequence ATGATGTCAATGAACAATGTGTACAAGCTCCACGCTTGGTTCATCAAGATTGGCCGCGACAACCACCCTACCTCCCTTGGACGCCTCCTTCTTGGGTGCACTGCCACATCCTCCCCTGAAAGCTTAACCTACTCCCGCTCTCTCTTCTCCCACTTTCCCTTTCCAGACACCTTTGCTTACAACACCATCATTAGAGCCCATGCGGCAGCCCCCTCATCTTGTTGTCATGCACTCTCCTTCTTTACCCAAATGCGTCACCAAGGTGTCCCACCGGATAACTTCACCTTCCCATTTCTTCTCAAGGCTTGCGCTCGCCTTCAACAGGGTCAAGACCTTCATGCACACATTCTTAAGCTTGGCTTTGATTCAGACATATATGTTCAGAATGCATTAGTTAGTTTATACGGGGGTTGTGGGTCAGTTGAGCTTGCAATGAATGTGTTCCATGCAATGCGCGAAAGAGACTTGGTTTCTTGGTCTTCCATGATGTCTTGTTTCATCAACAATGGCTTTGCATACGAAGCTCTTGCTTTGTTTCAGCAAATGCAGCTTGCAGAGAATCTGATGCCAGATGAGGTTACCATGCTCAGCGTGATATCTGCCGTTTCAAGCTTAGGGGAAGTGGAATTGGGTCAGTGGGTTCATAAATTTATTTACAGAAGTGGGCTAGAACTTACAGTTCCATTGGGTACGGCGTTGATTGACATGTATTGGAGATGTGGGTCCATTGATAAATCTATCAGAGTCTTCAATGAAATGCCATTCAAGAATGTAAATGCATGGTCAGCATTGATTAGTGGCTTTGCAGCGCACGGCCGCAGTAGAGAAGCCCTTAGAATCTTTTATGAGATGAAAAGCTCTGGCTTGCAGCCAGATCATATTTCTATAACTGGAGTTTTAGTGGCTTGCAGTCATGGTGGCCTTGTTGAAGATGGCTGGAGAGTTTTCAAAAGCATTGGGGATGAGTACGGCATGGAGCCAACACTTGAGCATTATGGTTGTATGGTTGACCTGCTTGGCCGGGCTGGCATGCTTCATGAAGCGCACGAGTTCATTGAGAAGATGCCAATAAGGCCAAATTCGGTAATTTGGAGAACTTTGCTAGGAGCATGTGTTAGTCATAACAATCTTGTGTTGGCTGAGAAAGTGAAGGAGAGGGTCCACAAGCTAGATCCTTATCATGACGGCGATTATGTGCTTTTATCGAATGCTTATGGTGAAGCTGGTAGATGGGTTGAAAAGGCAAAGGTTAGGAACTCAATGAGAGAAAAGAGAATTAACAAGAAACATGGCTATAGTTTTATCAATGTAGACCAAGTCACTCATGAGTTTGTATCAGGGGGTAATTCTCATCCCAGGTCGGATGATGTTAGAGAGTTCTTAGATAGCATAATTGAAAGTATAAGAGACACGGGGTATACTCCTCATACGAAAAATGTGCTACATGACattgaagaggaggagaaggagcaATGTCTTAATTATCATAGTGAGAAATTGGCCGTGGCTTTTGCCCTCCTGAATGTCAAGGATAGCACGACAATAAGGGTCATGAAGAACCTTCGGATTTGTCATGACTGTCATTCTTTCATGAAGCATATTTCGGCCAAATTTGGTAGAGAAATCATCATTCGTGATCGCAGACGATTCCATCACTTTGTTCAGGGATCGTGTTCTTGTCAGGATTATTGGTGA